The sequence CCTTTCTTGCATCAAGATCATTGTGAGAATTGGTTATGATGGGATATCTTTTTAGATTTGTAAATGTCATAAATAATCTCTTGCATGTATTAAAATGTCCCATCAgtgaatacttaaaaaaaaaaaaaaaaaagtgatttataGTAGTGTCAGATGGATCATAAGCCATAATCATGATGACAGCTTCTAATTGATAGAAAATGGCATGCCTTGGGATGGAAAATTCAGTAAGACATTGTGTATCCTCATTGTACTTCCTGGAATGCACTTCACTGCTAGAGAATCAGTTATCATCCAAACTTCACTCTTCAGAACCCAATACTTATAACTGGTTATAGTGGCAGATTCCCATTAGTAGATGTTTCTgcaaaaataaaggggaaaaggaCACGGTCAGGTTAAATAGTTGCATATTAAAGGTGAAGGGGGGTTATTGATTGATTGAGGATTATAATAATAGAATTATTACAATAAAATTTTTAGTCTCCTTTAATTTTCActattttatgcttttttttttttaaatacttttgtaTGATGCTCCACTTAAACTGCAAAACTAGATTAGTAGACTTCAGTTCTCCTCACACTTCAGCGTCTTAGCAAGCAAGACATTCTTTTTAAGTACTTTCTGAACATTTTTTGATAAACATTTCTAACAGGCTTTAGGTTTTGAAAAACCCTTGTTTTAGAAAACCTAAGTTTTCCCCCCTAAACTACCTGAGTGTTTCTACTAAAAGGAAGAAATGCTGGTATAAAAAAAGTAGGTTGGGGGTAAAGTGAAGTAGTGTAAATAATTGAATAGTTTAAATTTTATAAAAAGTTGAATCTTTtaaaagtactgtaatgcaaGATAAGTTGTTTTGTAGGCTCATAATGagtaaaatttttgttttttcctttctagAAATTAAGAAGCCACCAGTGGCCCCAAAACCAAAATTTGTGGTAGGACACAAGGCATCACCTCCCCCTGTTGCACCTAAGCCAGATGTTGTGTTTGCTGGAGttatacaaacaacaaaaaaaactaaaCCAGCGATAGCACCAAAACCAAAGGTTTTCAAGAGTTCATCTGTTCCTGAAGTTAGACCACCATCATCTTTAAGAAAAAGCACAAAAAGCCTAGAAGAACACAAAGGAGATTCTTCTGAAACTGTAGACCACCTGAATTATAAAAATGGAGACTCCACAGAAAACACTGAGGATACCACTTACATTATACCAATGTGTTCTTGCAATTTTGAATGCATTCATAAGCTTGGAAATGGGGAGAGCACATGTAAAACTCAAataatttttgaacatttagAGAACTTAGAGAATATCAAGATAGGTGAACAAATTGCACCATCTATAAAAGGTGGGACAATACAGGAGAGTCATAGTGAAAAAGTGGCAAATAGAAATCGGGTAGTTTTAAAGGCCAGCCTTCTGGAAGGGACACTCAAAGATGTTCTAACACAAAGTGTATTCCCTAATAGTAGCTCTTTGAGGCACAAGTGTCCAGATAAACTTGAAAGGGATGATAGTAGTAGTTCTAACAATGAAGTTAAAATAGAGTGTACAGATCTTGTGCAGTTATCTGGTTCTGAGGAAGCTACAGGCAAGCCACAAAATAACCACAATAGGAGAGATGCTGATGAAATCCACATGTCTGAAACTTGTTCCAGTCTGACTGAAAGTAGCCACAATTGCTATTGCTCCTTGGACCAAGAAACCCTGGAAGATGTCAATGTAAATAGTGATAGTACATTTGCAGGTGGAATCTGTATGAAAGGAGATGTTAAAACatcaccttcctctggagcatgtTCAGCACCCAGCTCAAAAGTGCATCCAGTTCCAAAACCGAGAAAGCTGCGTGCTGCGTGTCTAGTCCGTCAAGATGGTATGGATACTTCCGGGGAAGGAACAAGAGAACCAATTAATTCAAAGTGTGATTCTGCTGGATCTTCTGAGCacatctttaataaaaaaacagcaaaaattaatgTTCTTGGTCAGAGTGTTTCATATAATGATCATCCAGAAAAAGTGCATCAGACTAATCCGTTTGAGATTCCTCAAAATCTTGCTGAGAAAATACACTGGGTCAAGGACTCTACTGATACCGAAGAATCAGCCTCACAGAATATCTTGCCTCAACTTCTGCAAGAAGCTTCTTTCATGACAGAAAATGTTGAACGTTCCTTGGACGAAGACCTTAATTTAACAAGTCCTGCAGATGAAATGATAGATGACACTAGTATATTAGCTGCTGTGGACAAAAGGACTAGTTTTATACGAAGCAGTACTCTGTCCATGAGTTTGCCTAAGCAACTAAAATTGACTTGCAATCAGCACGTGCCTGCCTCCAGTAGCCTTGATGTTTctgctcagaaaccagaagataAAGAGATTCATGTAAAAGATGAAAGTTCACCAAGGATTGTTCCTAAAAAACCTCAAAGACACAGCTTGCCTGCTGCTGGACTGCTGAAAAAAGCTGCATCAGAGGAGCTTGTTGAAAAAAGTTCTTATGTTTCCAATGAagataaaaaaacagaaaatgttctgGAAAGAACTCGTTTAAGCCATATATCGGCCAAAGAACAAGGTACGTCACCTTACGGTGACATGCCAAAACGTTCTTCAGAGAAACCTGTCTGGAAATTACCTCATCCTATCCTGCCATTTTCAGGCAATCCAGAATCGTTAAAAACTGCCACCATTGCCACAAACTCTGACCTTGCAACTGCTGTGATCAAGCCTAGAGCTAAATCTCTATCTTCTGTGGATATGGAAAGAACAGACAAGCCTTGCAAAGACAGTcagaagaaaaatactttaaagaaATTTCTCAACATTAAATTGTCTGTTTGCATAATGAAAAGTGACTTCCAGAAATTTTTTTCCAAAGGCAGCCAGTCCATAGATGGTGCCATAGCTAGTCTTTCCACTGGGGAAGGGAATGGTATTGGTAACAACTGGAAAGTAACATCCCTAGCAAGCGAAAGGAAAACTAAATCTGCCAAGGCACGTTCTGCAGAAATAAGTAGCCCAGCATCACAAAAGAAAAGACAGAGACATAGGAGTCAGCATGATATACCAAACAGTCAAAGATTAGAGTCTTCAGATGAACAAATATTCTCAGGGAAGCAGTTGTCACAAACACACTTGAATTCTCTTACAAGCGATTATCCACCAGAATATGAGAATGTGCGCCACTATGAAGAAATTCCAGAGTATGAAAACTTGCCTTTTATTCTGTCTTCTGATAAAAATCCATGTTTTGAATGGCAGAATTCCAGCAGTATGGTGGAAGACCATGACACAAATGTATATGAGGTGGAAGAACCAGATGACGCTACAAGGAGCCATTCAAGACATGGCAGGTAATCTAGGAGGAAAGTGTGTGTAAAATAGATACAGCTCTGTGTGCTGGATACAGACAAAttgttggttgttgttgttttggatGGTGAATTTAGGAAATATGCTTGTTTTATTACGTGTTGGCAAAACAATCTAATACCCCTATGTATTTTCACCCATATATGTTAATTTAGTAGCAATTTGTGACCCAGAAGGACTTTTTCTTGGTGAAATAACTCTTGGATCTACTTGCAGAATTTAGTGTCAAGGAAAAGGCAAATTTTTATCATTCCCAATGTCTAATCAGACTTAAAGATAGATACTTTGCTTTGGAATTTAGAGTATTCTTAAACTGGAATTGATGGTAATATCTAACTGTTGCTTGTATTCAATCTGGAAAAGCTCCTGTAAATAAAGACCAAGTCCCAGAGTGAACTTGCTTAAATGCTCTAAGCGAAGCAGTCCAATGGAAAGCTCTCTTTGTGATGGACAGCACTTAAAGATATGCTTTGGTGACTTTTAATAATAAAGGTGGACTTTTGTAGCGTTTTAGGGTTTGGTAAATGAATGTTCAGATTTTGAATGGAATATGTAGTTATTTGTAGCTCAGTGCCCAGCAAGCTACTTTTTACAATTCCTTGCACTATAGTTTTTTAATGTGACTCTGGTGGAAGGGGGTGCTTATTGAGATGAACTGCAGGGCTGGTGTATGGACCAAACTCTGTGAAGACAATCACAACTGCTCTTATTTTACATGTAGAGTACAAAggctttgaaatttttttttatgcaTTTCACCAGTGTGAGAACTTTATGTTTTGCAATGAGATGCTTGTTGTAAAGGGggagaaaatatttgaaatggCATCCTTAtaactgtaagcagagtcagaatgagctccaccctgacatctggtggtgaagtgtggcaagttgtggaaaagaacttcaggggccgatctcatttgcataggcacacccaccccacctagaatgaggccatagctgcccaaatggtcactttggctgctgtgggatccccggagtgtctgttattggggcaggaagaataaattgttattaccctgattatggggaTCAAGGATAGTAGAattgtacttggccttttgttatgatggagggactcgccatcaactaagtagcactcgctaggcaacggacatgggttccaaaactctgtgaattgagagaggctggagacaggtattagtacctggtggtgtgggcccctttgtgagggcctgaaacatcaattgcacctcagtctctctccactgtggaatgtcggagctaattttgggtctgttaagagtctagctacaggtactgtgctgaattcactttggccttatggtgcaccagcactaaggctcccactactacaagctgaaatcactgagcactgtgtcaagtagtggggagcttgAAGATCTAGAGCGTAGCGGAGCCGTTTGTGAAtgagctggtggagcagttcatgggatggcggGAGCCACTTGTGTGACATGGAGCGGAGCGGCTTGTGGAGCGGATCTGAGTGAAGTcctgtggagctgtggggcagtcagcttcaggttgcgtaaggtgccccttacctctcttcccccatcccccccacgcACAGTTTTACCCAGACTGgagagtaacactctgcagatgaacttttgaactctggggctggacttttggggttgttggactttttggacttcgggtgatttttggattgctggactcaagagacgtttgggttgtgggactcaagaacccgagggaaaggacatggcccaatttgctcatggtttggttgatgaaccctagttgtggtggtttcccaatttaatgctgatgtcgtttacctcatgttgttaaagattctctgctacaccgagactctgtgcttgcaagaggggaagtattgcctctctgAGGCGCCCAGGGGcatgtgtaagattttcccaggtcactggatgggggctcgagccagttttgcatttgctttgatgagagggaacccctgtgtattgaacccggcccttgctgctatcaactcggcctggcagaagggttacataacaTTTTTAGGAAGTAAAAACTTGTATATTGAATTACTTTTCATCTACATCAAGTTACTTGCCTTTGTAGGAAGGTAGGAATCTTTTTATTGCGGAAAGTAGTCTCATTAAGCTTCATAATGTTGAATGTGACATCTTACGCATTTACCCTCACGTATTGGTCTTATGAACTGTGTAcagtattatttttgttgctgacTGAAGTACAGTGCTTGCTTCTGTGCTTGGCATAGCTTC is a genomic window of Natator depressus isolate rNatDep1 chromosome 1, rNatDep2.hap1, whole genome shotgun sequence containing:
- the FGD6 gene encoding FYVE, RhoGEF and PH domain-containing protein 6 — protein: MSSAEIKKPPVAPKPKFVVGHKASPPPVAPKPDVVFAGVIQTTKKTKPAIAPKPKVFKSSSVPEVRPPSSLRKSTKSLEEHKGDSSETVDHLNYKNGDSTENTEDTTYIIPMCSCNFECIHKLGNGESTCKTQIIFEHLENLENIKIGEQIAPSIKGGTIQESHSEKVANRNRVVLKASLLEGTLKDVLTQSVFPNSSSLRHKCPDKLERDDSSSSNNEVKIECTDLVQLSGSEEATGKPQNNHNRRDADEIHMSETCSSLTESSHNCYCSLDQETLEDVNVNSDSTFAGGICMKGDVKTSPSSGACSAPSSKVHPVPKPRKLRAACLVRQDGMDTSGEGTREPINSKCDSAGSSEHIFNKKTAKINVLGQSVSYNDHPEKVHQTNPFEIPQNLAEKIHWVKDSTDTEESASQNILPQLLQEASFMTENVERSLDEDLNLTSPADEMIDDTSILAAVDKRTSFIRSSTLSMSLPKQLKLTCNQHVPASSSLDVSAQKPEDKEIHVKDESSPRIVPKKPQRHSLPAAGLLKKAASEELVEKSSYVSNEDKKTENVLERTRLSHISAKEQGTSPYGDMPKRSSEKPVWKLPHPILPFSGNPESLKTATIATNSDLATAVIKPRAKSLSSVDMERTDKPCKDSQKKNTLKKFLNIKLSVCIMKSDFQKFFSKGSQSIDGAIASLSTGEGNGIGNNWKVTSLASERKTKSAKARSAEISSPASQKKRQRHRSQHDIPNSQRLESSDEQIFSGKQLSQTHLNSLTSDYPPEYENVRHYEEIPEYENLPFILSSDKNPCFEWQNSSSMVEDHDTNVYEVEEPDDATRSHSRHGRTSEDHSDSNALMGEVQSDEEIINSSDEEDDTNSDSSKGELDLQEYKQSKAAGKKTKVYHIAKEIMSSEKVFVDVLKLLHIDFRDAVAHASRQLGKPVIEDRILNQILYYLPQLYELNQDLLRELEERLSHWIDYQRIADIFVKKGPYLKMYSTYIKEFDKNVALLDEQCKKNPSFAAVVKDFEMSPRCASLALKHYLLKPVQRIPQYRLLLTDYLKNLLEDSADYRDTQGALAVVIEVANHANDIMKQGDNFQKLMQIQYSLNGHHEIVQPGRVFLKEGTLMKLSRKVMQPRMFFLFNDALLYTTPVQSGMYKLNNMLSLAGMKVRKPTQEAYQNELNIESVERSFILSASSATERDEWLEAISRSIEDYTKKRITFNPSKSLEEADPEKEDEDSPLGSKAPIWVPDTRATMCMICTSEFTLTWRRHHCRACGKIVCQACSTNKHGLDYMKNQPARVCDHCFKELQKQDNHFTPKSGSPVNHKSPSSALSTVLHSIPSGRKQKKIPAALKEVSANTEDSSMSGYLYRSKGCKKPWKHLWFVIKNKVLYTYAASEDVAALESQPLLGFTVSEVKDENSESKIFHLLHKNTLFYIFKADDPQSAQKWIEAFQEGTIL